In Oceanobacillus sp. FSL K6-2867, one DNA window encodes the following:
- the ytzI gene encoding YtzI protein — MGTYVVVGVISVVVVILVVWLSLVTLSKGYGYKHSVDPLPEDTENEDKTKDD, encoded by the coding sequence GTGGGAACGTACGTAGTTGTTGGTGTCATATCTGTAGTCGTCGTAATACTTGTCGTATGGCTTTCACTTGTGACGTTGTCTAAAGGATATGGGTATAAGCATTCAGTAGATCCTTTGCCGGAGGATACTGAAAATGAAGATAAAACAAAAGATGATTAG
- the ehuB gene encoding ectoine/hydroxyectoine ABC transporter substrate-binding protein EhuB, with protein sequence MKKTGFTVLIASIFIFLAACGDDTANGNGSKLKELQESGTVTIGFANEAPYAYEENGELKGASVAIAEAVFAELGIDTVEAQLSDWSQLIPGLQAGQFDVITAGMAIQPARCENVAFSEPTMQYGEGLVVEAGNPLGLESYKDIAGNPDVTVVVMEGATEIGFLQEEGVDPNQIVTAPDIAATFSAVQSGRADATTGTEMTVKMAFESANSDALEFVESFEQPNIKGVPSYGAEAFNLNDEDLRDAYNEKLAELKEDGTIAELLDENGFSSESNFVPVDEVTTEEVCNGEV encoded by the coding sequence TTGAAAAAAACAGGCTTTACAGTACTTATTGCTTCCATATTCATATTTTTAGCTGCATGCGGCGATGATACAGCTAATGGAAACGGAAGCAAGCTAAAAGAATTACAAGAATCAGGAACCGTTACGATTGGCTTTGCCAACGAAGCTCCATATGCCTATGAAGAAAATGGAGAGCTAAAAGGTGCATCTGTTGCCATTGCTGAGGCAGTTTTTGCAGAGCTTGGGATTGATACAGTTGAAGCTCAGCTTTCTGATTGGAGCCAATTAATTCCTGGATTACAGGCTGGTCAATTTGATGTAATCACTGCGGGAATGGCGATTCAGCCAGCACGCTGTGAAAATGTGGCATTCAGTGAACCTACAATGCAGTATGGGGAAGGCTTGGTCGTAGAAGCTGGCAACCCCCTTGGACTGGAAAGCTATAAAGATATTGCAGGTAATCCTGATGTTACGGTTGTCGTAATGGAAGGTGCAACAGAAATAGGCTTTTTACAGGAAGAAGGAGTGGATCCTAATCAAATTGTTACTGCACCAGATATTGCTGCAACGTTCTCCGCCGTCCAGTCTGGTCGTGCAGATGCAACAACCGGAACTGAAATGACAGTTAAAATGGCATTTGAATCCGCAAATTCAGATGCACTTGAATTTGTCGAATCCTTTGAGCAACCGAATATTAAGGGTGTACCAAGCTACGGGGCAGAGGCATTTAACCTAAATGATGAGGATTTACGTGATGCTTACAATGAAAAGTTAGCAGAATTAAAGGAAGATGGCACGATTGCGGAGCTATTAGATGAAAACGGGTTTAGCAGTGAGAGTAATTTTGTACCAGTAGATGAAGTGACAACAGAAGAAGTTTGCAACGGGGAAGTGTAA